From a region of the Seleniivibrio woodruffii genome:
- a CDS encoding sigma-54-dependent transcriptional regulator — protein sequence MSVLIIEDNVSLATLISMYLSGEGIENEVVHNGFEGMARLNEREYDVLLTDIRLPKISGTEIFEKAKTLYPDMPVIIMTAFGNIPDAVKAMRDGAYDYITKPFENDDLLKTIKKAIEVSSIRKENSRLKQYMKDVNTPRMAGHSPAYLAMIKLADTVAPTDAPVLITGESGTGKELTARYIHGKSRRADKQFIAVNCAAIPEQLFESELFGHKKGAFTGADRDFKGRIAEAEGGTLFLDEIGEMPITVQVKLLRFLQESEIQPVGAGLPVKVNTRVIAATNKDLKSMSEKGTFREDLYYRLNVFPVEVPQLSRRREDIAELVELFSKKYGSKVTFSAEALSKLENAQWKGNIRELENTVYRICILKGQGVVAGEDVPTEASGDFAYSMNMVLPEDGLDLEEMEKTIIARALIKFGGNKSRTAKYLNIPRHVLLYRLEKYDME from the coding sequence ATGAGCGTTTTGATAATCGAGGATAACGTTTCGCTGGCGACACTCATATCAATGTATCTCTCCGGAGAGGGTATTGAAAACGAGGTTGTGCATAACGGATTCGAGGGGATGGCGAGGCTGAACGAACGTGAATATGACGTTCTGCTGACAGATATCCGCCTGCCCAAGATATCCGGAACTGAGATATTCGAAAAAGCGAAAACCCTTTATCCTGATATGCCTGTGATAATAATGACCGCATTCGGCAACATTCCCGATGCCGTCAAGGCCATGCGTGACGGCGCATACGACTATATCACGAAACCGTTCGAGAACGACGACCTATTAAAAACAATTAAAAAAGCCATAGAGGTCAGCTCTATCCGAAAGGAGAACAGCAGGCTTAAGCAGTATATGAAGGATGTGAACACTCCCAGAATGGCGGGACACAGCCCCGCATATCTGGCGATGATAAAACTGGCGGACACCGTTGCGCCAACAGATGCCCCCGTCCTTATAACGGGGGAGAGCGGAACGGGCAAAGAGCTTACCGCCAGATACATCCACGGCAAAAGCAGAAGAGCCGACAAACAGTTCATAGCGGTGAACTGTGCGGCAATCCCCGAACAGCTCTTCGAGTCCGAACTTTTCGGGCATAAGAAGGGTGCGTTCACCGGAGCCGACAGAGACTTTAAAGGCAGGATTGCCGAGGCCGAGGGCGGTACTCTGTTTCTGGACGAAATAGGGGAGATGCCCATTACTGTTCAGGTGAAACTGCTTCGTTTTCTTCAGGAATCGGAGATTCAGCCTGTGGGAGCCGGGCTTCCAGTAAAGGTCAACACCAGAGTGATAGCCGCCACCAACAAAGACCTGAAATCCATGTCCGAGAAGGGGACTTTTCGTGAGGATCTGTATTACAGGCTTAACGTGTTCCCCGTTGAAGTGCCCCAGCTCTCCAGACGGAGGGAGGACATAGCGGAACTGGTGGAGCTTTTCTCAAAGAAATACGGCTCAAAGGTGACATTTTCCGCCGAGGCACTTTCAAAACTGGAGAATGCTCAGTGGAAGGGCAACATACGGGAGCTTGAGAACACGGTCTACCGTATCTGCATTCTCAAAGGTCAGGGTGTGGTTGCCGGAGAGGATGTGCCAACAGAGGCTTCCGGCGATTTCGCATACAGCATGAACATGGTTCTGCCGGAGGACGGGCTTGACCTTGAAGAGATGGAGAAGACCATCATCGCCCGTGCGCTGATAAAATTCGGCGGCAACAAGAGCCGCACCGCAAAATATCTTAATATCCCCCGCCATGTCCTTCTCTACAGGCTGGAAAAGTACGACATGGAGTAG
- a CDS encoding sensor histidine kinase, with translation MELRRFKPQKDTLISIAVIIISTMVVSYFHYSIPSHFSVVHLAHYYVFYLIVIYAAFKFGFKGGVIVAALISLIYSPSAYYNLLCLCIEHHSVPSMVEVSMLYAVGIVSGYFSGKLKDEKRKVELVSAEKLQLEKQMAHDDRLRSLGQLSAGIAHEIRNPLAAIKAGIAMIKSGKNDAQITDILESEIERLNSFVDRFLQYARFGNNDPADINVNGLLTEVAELSKLSASGRTVTIDIENELPGDSTVFGDKNSLKQALLNLVLNGVDAVEGMSEGRVVISVKSGDGRIEFSVKDNGRGVEGDVNRLFEPFYTTKDTGTGLGLSIAGRIAQAHGGNITVVSGEEGTVFTMHIQGGQK, from the coding sequence GTGGAATTGAGAAGATTTAAGCCTCAAAAGGACACTCTGATATCGATAGCTGTTATCATCATCTCAACGATGGTGGTGTCCTATTTCCACTACAGTATCCCCTCGCATTTCAGCGTTGTGCATCTGGCACATTATTATGTGTTCTACCTGATAGTTATCTATGCCGCCTTTAAATTCGGTTTTAAAGGCGGCGTTATTGTTGCGGCGCTGATATCGCTGATATACAGCCCCAGTGCCTACTACAATCTGCTTTGTCTCTGCATTGAGCATCATTCGGTTCCTTCAATGGTGGAGGTGTCCATGCTCTATGCGGTGGGCATCGTATCCGGCTATTTCTCAGGTAAACTGAAAGACGAAAAACGGAAGGTTGAGCTGGTTTCCGCAGAAAAGCTCCAGCTTGAAAAACAGATGGCTCACGATGACAGACTGCGTTCTCTTGGACAGCTCAGCGCAGGTATCGCCCACGAGATAAGAAACCCTCTGGCCGCCATCAAGGCCGGAATCGCAATGATAAAGAGCGGAAAGAACGATGCGCAGATAACGGATATTCTGGAATCAGAGATAGAGCGGCTCAACAGCTTTGTGGACAGATTTCTCCAGTATGCCCGTTTCGGGAACAACGATCCCGCTGATATAAACGTGAACGGTCTGCTTACCGAGGTTGCGGAACTTTCTAAACTCTCGGCATCCGGCAGAACAGTCACAATCGACATTGAAAACGAACTGCCGGGGGACAGCACTGTATTCGGCGATAAGAACTCTCTGAAACAGGCGCTTCTGAACCTTGTGCTGAACGGTGTTGACGCTGTGGAAGGCATGTCTGAAGGACGTGTGGTAATATCTGTTAAGAGCGGGGATGGACGCATCGAATTTTCGGTTAAGGATAACGGCAGGGGAGTCGAAGGGGATGTGAACAGGCTTTTCGAACCCTTCTACACAACCAAAGACACAGGAACAGGACTCGGCCTCTCCATTGCGGGCAGGATAGCTCAGGCTCACGGCGGAAATATAACCGTTGTGTCAGGCGAAGAGGGCACGGTGTTTACAATGCATATTCAGGGCGGGCAAAAATGA
- a CDS encoding ABC transporter ATP-binding protein → MLHLKDIRKTFTADGISTEVLKGVSVDVAEGEFVCIVGKSGSGKSTLMNIMSTLLEPDSGSIVFKDQDLTAASSAQINNTRKNDFSVIFQAYHLFPYLTAVENVLLPYMHGLKPISREVREQAQEVLKRVGLSGKENRLPGKLSGGEQQRVAIARALIKKPSVLFADEPTGSLDSKTGMDIIELLKELNSGGLAVVMVTHSPEYARAGHTIISMEDGLVSGIEKI, encoded by the coding sequence ATGCTGCATTTAAAAGATATCCGCAAAACCTTTACTGCTGACGGGATCTCCACCGAGGTTCTCAAAGGTGTCAGCGTTGATGTTGCCGAAGGCGAGTTCGTCTGCATAGTGGGCAAGTCAGGCTCCGGAAAGAGCACCCTGATGAACATAATGTCCACACTGCTGGAGCCGGATTCAGGCAGTATCGTGTTTAAAGATCAAGACCTTACCGCCGCATCGTCGGCGCAGATAAACAACACAAGAAAAAATGATTTCTCAGTGATTTTTCAGGCTTATCACCTGTTTCCGTACCTTACGGCGGTGGAGAACGTTCTGCTGCCGTATATGCACGGACTGAAGCCCATCTCCAGAGAAGTGCGTGAGCAGGCGCAGGAAGTGCTTAAGCGTGTGGGGCTTTCCGGCAAAGAGAACAGGCTGCCCGGAAAACTCTCCGGCGGAGAGCAGCAGAGGGTTGCCATTGCCCGTGCGCTGATAAAAAAACCCTCGGTGCTGTTTGCTGACGAACCCACCGGAAGTCTGGACAGCAAAACCGGAATGGATATAATAGAACTGCTGAAAGAGCTGAACAGCGGCGGACTTGCCGTTGTAATGGTGACCCACTCTCCCGAATATGCGAGGGCGGGGCACACTATAATAAGCATGGAGGACGGGCTTGTCAGTGGAATTGAGAAGATTTAA
- a CDS encoding ABC transporter permease codes for MNILTLPFRNLRRKLLRTGILVSVFALGILSVVLLYNVSTTVGHSLEQKMNEFGANIVIYPKTESLKISYGGFSLGNLAYQVKYLPEKETVDAIYKIPNRANISSVAPKLLELVQYKDKHVAVIGVQFTFERRIKSYWSINGKEPAEANEAIIGSKAAEHLGLKTGDSIPVGTGKFLITGILTPTGTEDDNIIFADLHSLQAAVNKPNMINYTDVSALCAGCPIEDIVQQIEQKLPDTEINAMQNIVKQRMATIETVQHLVLGLGGVILLTACFMLAMFMLASVNERKNEIGILRALGYSGAQIFLIFSIESLIIGAMAGVLGYVGGFFGSAELLKLLKLGEHIHIIFNWVHLLITVGAVSVLSAAASAFPALKAAQMRPTDAFSRI; via the coding sequence ATGAATATTCTTACTTTGCCTTTCAGAAATCTCAGAAGGAAGCTGCTGCGAACGGGAATACTGGTTTCGGTATTCGCTCTGGGCATACTCTCCGTCGTTCTGCTGTATAACGTGTCCACAACCGTAGGGCACTCTCTGGAGCAGAAGATGAACGAGTTCGGAGCGAACATTGTCATCTATCCTAAAACAGAGTCCCTGAAGATAAGCTATGGCGGGTTTTCGCTGGGAAATCTGGCATATCAGGTGAAATATCTGCCCGAAAAGGAGACTGTGGATGCAATCTACAAGATCCCCAACAGGGCTAACATAAGCAGTGTTGCACCGAAACTGCTGGAACTGGTACAGTATAAGGACAAGCACGTTGCCGTTATCGGCGTTCAGTTCACTTTCGAACGCCGCATAAAGAGCTATTGGAGCATCAACGGCAAGGAACCCGCCGAGGCGAACGAAGCCATAATAGGCAGCAAGGCGGCGGAGCATCTTGGGCTTAAGACCGGAGACTCTATACCCGTCGGAACAGGCAAGTTCCTCATCACTGGAATTCTTACCCCCACAGGCACAGAGGACGACAACATTATCTTTGCCGACCTCCATTCGCTCCAGGCGGCTGTTAATAAGCCCAACATGATAAACTACACCGATGTTTCGGCTCTCTGCGCCGGATGTCCCATTGAGGATATCGTTCAGCAGATAGAGCAGAAACTGCCCGACACAGAGATAAACGCCATGCAGAACATCGTTAAACAGCGTATGGCAACAATAGAGACCGTTCAGCACCTTGTGCTGGGGCTTGGCGGGGTTATCCTGCTGACGGCGTGCTTCATGCTTGCCATGTTCATGCTTGCTTCGGTCAACGAGCGCAAGAACGAAATCGGTATACTGCGTGCGCTGGGTTATTCCGGTGCGCAGATATTCCTCATCTTCAGCATCGAATCCCTCATAATTGGGGCGATGGCGGGAGTTCTGGGATATGTGGGCGGATTTTTCGGCAGTGCCGAGCTTCTGAAACTCCTTAAGCTGGGTGAACACATACATATAATATTCAACTGGGTGCACCTGCTCATAACCGTCGGAGCCGTTTCGGTTCTTTCGGCTGCGGCCTCTGCGTTTCCTGCGCTTAAGGCGGCACAGATGCGTCCCACTGATGCTTTCAGCAGAATATAG
- a CDS encoding DUF2318 domain-containing protein, with product MRKLILALSVLMLAFIIAGCGKQGRYAELKAQNGVVTIPESEVSDTNAHYYYVNVDGKDIKFFLVRGSDGEVRAAFDACDVCYPEKKGYNQEGNVMVCNNCGQKFATDRINEVKGGCNPSPLNRVSDGKQVVIKIDDIRTGSMYF from the coding sequence ATGCGTAAACTCATTCTGGCACTTTCAGTGCTCATGCTCGCTTTTATTATTGCAGGCTGCGGCAAACAGGGCCGATATGCCGAGCTGAAAGCCCAAAACGGTGTTGTGACCATCCCTGAATCAGAGGTCAGCGATACCAATGCGCACTATTATTATGTGAACGTTGACGGCAAGGACATCAAGTTTTTCCTTGTCAGAGGATCGGACGGTGAGGTCAGGGCGGCTTTTGATGCCTGTGACGTCTGCTATCCCGAAAAGAAAGGATACAATCAGGAAGGCAATGTTATGGTCTGCAACAACTGCGGACAGAAGTTTGCCACCGACAGGATAAACGAGGTTAAAGGCGGCTGCAACCCTTCGCCCCTGAACAGGGTCAGTGACGGCAAGCAGGTTGTTATAAAAATTGACGACATACGCACCGGCAGTATGTACTTCTAG
- a CDS encoding TorD/DmsD family molecular chaperone, whose product MFEYKSFKENIASGSFDNAKALLKEAEIDTESFNALANASMFLSLLFRYPDDEVYDTLEGNWSIFTDFFTDYTETAPSLYDQTEMQSDFIKLFKQDFKGSKVVPYISYYTEEKKTLYGESTFKIREWMAAEGFALQEDVPELEDNVYIVLEFLSAIFARLANPENIEQWYATLQNLYRLIDTYGKVITDEFAEQVAKRAEMPFYAHCGVLLKNFVSDIDGIMEEVLASAG is encoded by the coding sequence ATGTTTGAATATAAGAGCTTCAAAGAAAACATCGCCTCCGGCAGTTTTGACAATGCAAAAGCACTGCTTAAAGAGGCCGAGATAGACACCGAATCCTTCAATGCGCTTGCAAACGCATCAATGTTCCTCTCTCTGCTTTTCAGATATCCCGACGACGAGGTTTACGACACTCTTGAGGGAAACTGGAGCATATTCACCGATTTTTTCACCGACTACACGGAAACAGCCCCCTCACTCTACGACCAGACAGAGATGCAGAGCGATTTCATAAAACTTTTCAAGCAGGACTTCAAAGGGAGCAAGGTCGTTCCCTATATCTCATATTACACCGAAGAAAAAAAGACCCTCTACGGCGAAAGCACTTTCAAAATAAGGGAATGGATGGCCGCCGAAGGTTTCGCCCTTCAGGAGGACGTTCCGGAGCTTGAAGACAACGTATACATTGTTCTTGAGTTTCTGTCCGCCATATTTGCCAGACTGGCCAACCCCGAAAACATTGAACAGTGGTACGCAACCCTCCAAAATCTTTACAGACTCATAGACACATATGGAAAGGTCATTACCGATGAGTTTGCCGAACAGGTGGCGAAAAGAGCCGAAATGCCCTTTTATGCCCATTGCGGCGTTCTGCTTAAAAATTTCGTCAGCGACATAGACGGAATAATGGAAGAGGTTCTGGCATCCGCCGGATAG
- a CDS encoding DUF3373 domain-containing protein, protein MRKALLFILLTLFAASAYAADVTLEELKSQISALQEQVNTMSKSVDKNEVHRIKDKVDMGIELRTKMDSISYDDVRALPGFANDMMGLWMRGYMINDSGAATAWDQYNMQGGNTPDGFNDAWVATYGNEFMAFMQNLVTQPDIQAMMQTPEMQTWFGTNMAAIGAAGTAAGFDMTSMQGQYMAGLMYFMYEMMSGTTVTAQQAQMMKTMFKHIEPRKYSTNNDSIFTNKLRIRMNSTVNENLSFTGRLVMYKTWSDATDVRWMDGTYKSMYMDGNAGAVPTDDKLHVERAYFVYKNDMGPIPYHFSFGRRPSNYGPGEELRNNATLGGSPLSHIIQWQFDGASLQFDFENVAEFLPGSFIKFCYGKGYESGWGSSNAMSANNGLIATMPVDDVEFFGTIVKFYDDDTYKFWYNYAKGFGVTDGFTGSVVMPFAIVGHDYNLDKEYDAFEFAPNYFGSSSRMEATTEMGDMEWHSFLAQGKTLGFEWFASYSTSKTDPKNISQNAMYQFMDMDKMLGSMSAKNGHSYWLGISTPELPFTGGKLGFEYNHGSKYWVAMTGAEDDIVGSKLAVRGDVFEVYYHQPIVGDRLFATIGYQLFDYEYSGSGSYLGAPVKVSEVNGLNAMMPVTDKVEKIYASFTYRY, encoded by the coding sequence ATGAGGAAAGCACTGTTATTTATTCTTCTTACTTTGTTTGCCGCATCTGCCTATGCGGCCGACGTTACCCTTGAAGAGCTGAAAAGCCAGATATCAGCACTTCAGGAGCAGGTCAACACCATGTCCAAAAGTGTTGACAAAAACGAAGTTCACCGTATCAAAGATAAAGTTGATATGGGTATCGAGCTCAGAACAAAAATGGACAGCATCAGCTATGACGATGTTAGAGCTCTTCCCGGTTTCGCAAACGACATGATGGGTCTCTGGATGAGAGGCTACATGATCAACGATTCCGGCGCAGCAACAGCATGGGACCAGTACAACATGCAGGGCGGAAACACTCCCGACGGATTTAACGACGCATGGGTTGCAACATACGGCAACGAGTTCATGGCTTTCATGCAGAACCTCGTAACCCAGCCCGACATTCAGGCTATGATGCAGACACCAGAAATGCAGACATGGTTCGGAACCAACATGGCGGCCATCGGAGCAGCCGGAACGGCAGCCGGATTCGACATGACCTCTATGCAGGGTCAGTACATGGCGGGACTTATGTATTTCATGTATGAGATGATGTCCGGAACAACCGTTACCGCACAGCAGGCTCAGATGATGAAAACGATGTTCAAACACATCGAACCCCGCAAATACAGCACAAACAACGACTCCATCTTCACAAACAAACTGCGCATCCGCATGAACAGCACTGTTAACGAGAATCTCTCTTTCACAGGCCGTCTGGTTATGTATAAGACATGGTCTGATGCTACAGACGTTCGCTGGATGGACGGCACTTATAAGTCTATGTATATGGACGGCAACGCAGGAGCAGTTCCCACTGACGACAAACTCCACGTTGAAAGAGCATATTTCGTATACAAAAACGATATGGGTCCCATCCCCTATCACTTCTCCTTCGGTAGAAGACCCTCCAACTACGGCCCCGGCGAAGAGCTGCGCAACAACGCCACACTCGGCGGTTCACCTCTGTCGCATATCATCCAGTGGCAGTTCGACGGTGCTTCACTCCAGTTCGACTTTGAGAACGTAGCCGAGTTTCTGCCCGGCTCATTCATCAAGTTCTGCTATGGAAAAGGCTATGAATCCGGCTGGGGTTCAAGCAACGCAATGTCAGCAAACAACGGTCTCATCGCAACTATGCCTGTTGACGATGTCGAGTTCTTCGGAACGATCGTTAAGTTCTATGACGACGACACTTACAAGTTCTGGTACAACTATGCTAAAGGCTTCGGCGTTACTGACGGCTTCACAGGCTCAGTGGTTATGCCCTTCGCAATCGTAGGCCACGACTATAACCTCGACAAAGAATACGACGCTTTCGAATTCGCACCCAACTACTTCGGCTCTTCATCCAGAATGGAAGCCACAACAGAGATGGGCGACATGGAATGGCATTCATTCCTTGCACAGGGTAAAACTCTCGGATTCGAGTGGTTCGCATCTTACTCAACAAGCAAAACAGACCCCAAGAACATATCTCAGAACGCTATGTATCAGTTCATGGATATGGACAAGATGCTCGGCTCTATGTCAGCTAAAAACGGTCACAGCTACTGGCTGGGAATCTCCACTCCCGAGCTTCCCTTCACCGGCGGTAAACTCGGTTTCGAGTACAACCACGGTTCTAAATACTGGGTTGCTATGACAGGTGCTGAAGACGATATCGTAGGCTCCAAACTTGCCGTTCGCGGTGATGTTTTCGAAGTTTACTACCACCAGCCCATCGTTGGCGACAGACTGTTTGCAACAATCGGCTACCAGCTCTTCGACTATGAGTACTCAGGCTCAGGAAGCTACCTCGGCGCACCTGTAAAGGTCAGCGAGGTTAACGGTCTCAACGCAATGATGCCCGTTACCGACAAAGTCGAAAAGATATACGCCTCCTTCACTTACAGATACTGA
- a CDS encoding rhodanese-like domain-containing protein: protein MRFMSRMFMVLSFVAALFVMGCGEAAKPAPAPAKAVEAVSVAEMAKAAKVELVPFAEVNKIVGNGVYDKTRGTLIDARPAKVYAASHIPTAFLMSDTEIATYWPAFEKLGLAKTDYIVTYCGGVKCEKSLIVAKYLKEQGYTNVKMYLDGMPDWEKKNYGEITMDTAKKFFDKGGVIFIDARPAKIFAKSSIPGSINIPDTEWETAKVNLPADKEALYIPYCGGFKCEKSHFVAEQMVKLGYKKVQVYAGGVPE, encoded by the coding sequence ATGCGTTTCATGAGCAGAATGTTTATGGTTCTCTCGTTCGTTGCGGCTCTGTTTGTTATGGGCTGCGGCGAAGCGGCAAAACCCGCTCCCGCACCTGCGAAGGCTGTTGAAGCGGTCAGCGTTGCCGAAATGGCAAAGGCTGCAAAAGTCGAGCTTGTTCCCTTTGCTGAGGTCAACAAAATCGTCGGTAACGGCGTTTATGACAAAACCAGAGGCACACTCATCGATGCCCGTCCCGCAAAAGTTTATGCGGCGTCTCACATCCCCACTGCTTTCCTTATGTCAGACACTGAAATTGCCACTTACTGGCCGGCATTCGAAAAACTCGGTCTGGCAAAAACAGACTACATCGTAACATACTGCGGCGGCGTTAAATGCGAGAAATCTCTCATCGTTGCAAAGTACCTGAAAGAGCAGGGATACACAAACGTTAAAATGTATCTGGACGGCATGCCCGACTGGGAGAAAAAGAACTACGGCGAGATCACTATGGACACAGCCAAAAAGTTCTTTGACAAAGGCGGCGTGATATTCATCGATGCCCGTCCCGCAAAGATATTCGCCAAAAGCTCAATCCCCGGTTCAATCAATATCCCCGACACAGAGTGGGAAACAGCAAAGGTTAACCTTCCCGCTGACAAAGAAGCACTTTACATTCCCTATTGCGGCGGATTCAAATGTGAAAAATCTCACTTCGTAGCAGAGCAGATGGTTAAACTCGGCTACAAAAAAGTTCAGGTATATGCAGGCGGCGTTCCTGAGTGA
- a CDS encoding rhodanese-like domain-containing protein — MVDVRNANELGDGVFPGSINISSKETAKGCDAFVPQLPKTGYVVFHCASGGRAMEVYDFLKDKCKLPDISRFYYLDAYVNCSGGKCTAK; from the coding sequence ATAGTTGACGTTCGCAACGCTAACGAACTCGGCGACGGCGTTTTCCCCGGCTCAATCAACATCTCCTCAAAAGAGACAGCAAAAGGATGCGATGCTTTCGTTCCCCAGCTTCCCAAAACAGGCTATGTTGTATTCCATTGCGCATCCGGCGGCAGAGCTATGGAAGTGTATGACTTCCTGAAAGACAAATGCAAACTGCCCGACATCTCAAGATTCTACTATCTTGATGCGTATGTAAACTGCTCCGGCGGCAAATGTACTGCTAAGTAA